One Larus michahellis chromosome 11, bLarMic1.1, whole genome shotgun sequence genomic region harbors:
- the HK3 gene encoding hexokinase-3 isoform X1: MGLSRLALLPGVLYLHGQRRDQPPASCRWKGEAGRARWGQPPSPAALEDVFDMFVVVGHSCPLYPRLPGRDCSGRTLPSDDAVETAEGRSSVSHQLGQRNDGPACTPVQRALLALTIPLEMLQVVKGRMMQAMSNGLSRQTHAQANVQMLPTYICSTPNGTEEGNVLVVELCQSHVRILLMTLLGDGNQSPHVTDKIFDIPGDTMQGPGEALFDFIAQCMRQFLAGVTSTEEYLPLGFVFPFSCKQTQLNKAELLSWSKGFSCSDVEGKDVVQLLQSAINKQELFHVEVVALMNDTVGTMMTCSTRERPCEVALVVDKGTNSCFMAEAQYVEMVEETNGRMCVNIEWGCFGDDDALNDILTPYDQRVDQESSNPGKRRFEKLVGSLYLGDIVRHTLMALSAEKALFIGSNVTVLGTKGALKTQQVLEIIDTEEGMAKARVALEALGLRPSERDCCRVQQICRAVVSRSAALCAAGLAAILGYIRHSRGLERLVINVAVDGELYRAHSRFGEILQSVTGLLAPECMAALVPSVDGTGRGAAIVTAVALRLADQRREMDQLLAPLRLSRTDLERVQALMRQEMELGLGQETNANSSVRMLPTYVRGTPDGTERGEFLALDLGGTNFRVLVVRVAEDGIRMASEIYLIPTNIMQGTGEALFDHIIDCIMDFQLKQDLMEQVLPLGFTFSFPCQQLGLDKAVLLTWTKGFSASGCVGEDVVQLLREAARRKQHLALKVVAVVNDTVGTMMSCGYDDPKCEIGLIVGTGTNACYMEEMQNVGTVEGEQGRMCINMEWGAFGDNGCLDHIFTDFDRLVDEKTINPGKQRFEKLISGMYLGEIVRYILLALVEKQVLFRGKPCPRLQTRDIFKTKFLSTIEIDGLALQQVQAILQDLELDASFEDSVLVREVCQTVSLRAAQLCAAGLAAVVEKMRENRGLSQLAVTVGVDGTLYKVHPCFSQHLQKMLRELAPNCTVTFLQSEDGSGKGAALVAAVACRGAKS, translated from the exons ATGGGGCTGAGCAGGCTCGCCTTGCTCCCCGGGGTGTTGTACCTCCATGGGCAGAGGAGAGACCAGCCTCCGGCCTCTTGCAGGTGGAAGGGAGAGGCGGGCAGGGCGAGGTGGGGGCAGCCCCCTTCTCCCGCAGCCCTCGAGGACGTCTTCGACATGTTCGTGGTCGTGGGGCACAGCTGCCCCCTCTACCCCCGGCTGCCGGGTCGCGATTGCAGTGGAAGGACACTGCCAAGTGACGATGCTGTTGAGACTGcggaggggag GTCCTCAGTGAGCCATCAGCTGGGCCAGCGGAATGATGGTCCCGCCTGCACACCG GTACAACGGGCCCTGCTGGCCCTCACCATCCCGCTGGAGATGCTGCAAGTGGTGAAGGGTCGCATGATGCAGGCCATGAGCAACGGGCTGAGCCGCCAGACGCACGCACAGGCCAACGTGCAGATGCTGCCCACCTACATCTGCTCCACACCCAACGGCACGG AGGAAGGCAACGTGCTGGTGgtggagctgtgccagagccatGTCCGGATCCTGTTGATGACCCTCCTGGGCGACGGGAACCAGAGCCCCCATGTGACTGACAAGATCTTCGACATACCAGGGGACACCATGCAGGGCCCGGGGGAAGCG CTCTTTGACTTCATTGCACAATGCATGCGCCAATTCCTGGCTGGCGTCACCAGCACTGAGGAATACCTCCCCTTGGGCTTCGTCTTCCCCTTCAGCTGCAAGCAGACCCAGCTGAACAAG GCCGAACTCCTCTCCTGGTCCAAAGGCTTCAGCTGCAGTGACGTGGAGGGGAAGGACGTTGTGCAGTTGCTGCAGTCAGCCATCAACAAGCAGGAG CTCTTCCACGTGGAAGTTGTTGCCCTCATGAATGACACCGTGGGCACCATGATGACCTGCAGCACGAGGGAGAGACCCTGTGAGGTCGCCTTGGTTGTGG ACAAGGGCACCAACAGCTGCTTCATGGCCGAAGCACAGTACGTGGAGATGGTGGAGGAGACCAACGGGCGGATGTGTGTCAACATCGAGTGGGGCTGCTTCGGGGACGATGACGCCCTGAATGACATCCTGACCCCCTACGACCAGCGCGTGGACCAGGAATCCTCCAACCCTGGCAAGAGGAG GTTTGAGAAGTTGGTGGGCAGCCTGTACCTGGGGGACATTGTCCGGCACACACTGATGGCCCTGTCTGCAGAGAAAGCGCTCTTCATTGGGAGCAATGTCACTGTCCTGGGGACCAAGGGTGCGCTCAAGACCCAGCAAGTCCTGGAGATCATCGA CACCGAGGAAGGCATGGCCAAGGCGAGGGTGGCTCTGGAGGCTCTGGGGCTGCGGCCGAGCGAGCGGGACTGCTGCCGGGTGCAGCAGATCTGCCGGGCGGTGGTGAGCCGCTCTGCCGCGCTCTGCGCCGCCGGGCTGGCCGCCATCCTCGGCTACATACGCCACagccgggggctggagcggcTGGTGATCAACGTGGCGGTGGATGGCGAATTGTACCGGGCACACAGCAG GTTTGGGGAGATCCTGCAGAGCGTGACAGGGCTGCTGGCCCCGGAGTGCATGGCCGCCCTCGTGCCCTCAGTGGATGGGACCGGGCGGGGGGCAGCCATAGTGACGGCGGTGGCTTTGCGCCTGGCAGACCAACGCCGTGAGATGGACCAGCTGCTGGCCCCGCTGCGGCTCAGCCGCACCGACCTGGAGCGCGTCCAGGCGCTGATGAGGCAGGagatggagctggggctgggccagGAGACCAACGCCAACTCCTCCGTCCGCATGCTGCCCACCTACGTCCGCGGGACGCCCGACGGCACCG AGCGAGGCGAATTCCTGGCGTTGGACCTGGGGGGGACCAATTTCCGGGTGCTGGTGGTGCGTGTGGCAGAAGATGGCATCCGCATGGCCAGCGAGATCTACCTCATCCCGACCAACATCATGCAGGGCACCGGCGAGGCG CTCTTCGACCACATCATTGACTGCATCATGGACTTCCAGCTGAAGCAGGACCTGATGGAGCAGGTCCTGCCGCTTGgcttcaccttctccttcccctgccagcagctgggccTGGATAAG GCAGTGCTGCTGACCTGGACCAAGGGCTTCAGCGCCTCGGGCTGCGTGGGCGAGGACGTGGTCCAGCTGCTGCGGGAAGCTGCCCGGCGCAAACAG CACTTAGCGCTGAAGGTGGTGGCCGTGGTCAACGACACAGTGGGAACCATGATGTCCTGTGGCTACGATGACCCCAAATGTGAAATCGGCCTCATCGTGG ggacagggaccaATGCCTGCTACATGGAGGAGATGCAGAACGTGGGCACCGTGGAGGGGGAGCAGGGCCGTATGTGCATCAACATGGAATGGGGGGCCTTCGGGGACAACGGCTGCCTGGATCACATCTTCACCGACTTTGACCGGCTGGTGGATGAGAAAACGATCAACCCGGGCAAGCAGAG GTTTGAGAAGCTCATCAGCGGCATGTACCTGGGCGAGATCGTACGCTACATCCTTCTGGCGCTGGTGGAGAAACAAGTCCTGTTCCGCGGCAAGCCCTGCCCCAGGCTCcagaccagggacatcttcaagacCAAGTTCCTCTCCACCATCGAGAT CGATGGGCTGGCCCTGCAGCAGGTTCAGGCCATCCTGCAGGACCTGGAGCTCGACGCCAGCTTCGAGGACAGCGTGCTGGTGCGGGAGGTGTGCCAGACCGTGTCCCTGCGGGCGGCCCAGCTCTGCGCCGCCGGGCTGGCCGCCGTGGTAGAGAAGATGCGGGAGAACCGGGGCCTGTCCCAGCTGGCCGTCACCGTGGGCGTGGACGGCACCTTGTACAAAGTGCACCCGTG ctTCTCCCAGCACCTCCAGAAGATGCTGCGGGAGCTGGCGCCCAACTGCACCGTCACCTTCCTGCAGTCGGAGGATGGCTCGGGCAAAGGGGCCGCGCTTGTGGCAGCCGTGGCCTGCCGTGGGGCCAAGTCCTAG
- the HK3 gene encoding hexokinase-3 isoform X2: MASPLRRGGTSQPGHHGRGARDFREQSPATPRSSVSHQLGQRNDGPACTPVQRALLALTIPLEMLQVVKGRMMQAMSNGLSRQTHAQANVQMLPTYICSTPNGTEEGNVLVVELCQSHVRILLMTLLGDGNQSPHVTDKIFDIPGDTMQGPGEAVRGGHGRGWLLLGCPAPGRLRRAPGRCWGSRLPPTAWVLGKEEQPVTPAVPLQLFDFIAQCMRQFLAGVTSTEEYLPLGFVFPFSCKQTQLNKAELLSWSKGFSCSDVEGKDVVQLLQSAINKQELFHVEVVALMNDTVGTMMTCSTRERPCEVALVVDKGTNSCFMAEAQYVEMVEETNGRMCVNIEWGCFGDDDALNDILTPYDQRVDQESSNPGKRRFEKLVGSLYLGDIVRHTLMALSAEKALFIGSNVTVLGTKGALKTQQVLEIIDTEEGMAKARVALEALGLRPSERDCCRVQQICRAVVSRSAALCAAGLAAILGYIRHSRGLERLVINVAVDGELYRAHSRFGEILQSVTGLLAPECMAALVPSVDGTGRGAAIVTAVALRLADQRREMDQLLAPLRLSRTDLERVQALMRQEMELGLGQETNANSSVRMLPTYVRGTPDGTERGEFLALDLGGTNFRVLVVRVAEDGIRMASEIYLIPTNIMQGTGEALFDHIIDCIMDFQLKQDLMEQVLPLGFTFSFPCQQLGLDKAVLLTWTKGFSASGCVGEDVVQLLREAARRKQHLALKVVAVVNDTVGTMMSCGYDDPKCEIGLIVGTGTNACYMEEMQNVGTVEGEQGRMCINMEWGAFGDNGCLDHIFTDFDRLVDEKTINPGKQRFEKLISGMYLGEIVRYILLALVEKQVLFRGKPCPRLQTRDIFKTKFLSTIEIDGLALQQVQAILQDLELDASFEDSVLVREVCQTVSLRAAQLCAAGLAAVVEKMRENRGLSQLAVTVGVDGTLYKVHPCFSQHLQKMLRELAPNCTVTFLQSEDGSGKGAALVAAVACRGAKS; the protein is encoded by the exons ATGGCCAGCCCCCTGCGCCGCGGCGGCACGTCCCAGCCCGGCCACCACGGCAGGGGGGCCAGGGACTTCCGGGAgcagagccccgccacccccag GTCCTCAGTGAGCCATCAGCTGGGCCAGCGGAATGATGGTCCCGCCTGCACACCG GTACAACGGGCCCTGCTGGCCCTCACCATCCCGCTGGAGATGCTGCAAGTGGTGAAGGGTCGCATGATGCAGGCCATGAGCAACGGGCTGAGCCGCCAGACGCACGCACAGGCCAACGTGCAGATGCTGCCCACCTACATCTGCTCCACACCCAACGGCACGG AGGAAGGCAACGTGCTGGTGgtggagctgtgccagagccatGTCCGGATCCTGTTGATGACCCTCCTGGGCGACGGGAACCAGAGCCCCCATGTGACTGACAAGATCTTCGACATACCAGGGGACACCATGCAGGGCCCGGGGGAAGCGGTACGAGGAGGCCATGGCAgagggtggctgctgctgggctgcccagCGCCAGGGAGGCTCAGAAGGGCTCCGGGACGGTGCTGGGGCTCCAGGCTGCCTCCCACAGCCTGGGTGCTGGGAAAGGAGGAGCAACCAGTCACCCCGGCCGTGCCTTTGCAGCTCTTTGACTTCATTGCACAATGCATGCGCCAATTCCTGGCTGGCGTCACCAGCACTGAGGAATACCTCCCCTTGGGCTTCGTCTTCCCCTTCAGCTGCAAGCAGACCCAGCTGAACAAG GCCGAACTCCTCTCCTGGTCCAAAGGCTTCAGCTGCAGTGACGTGGAGGGGAAGGACGTTGTGCAGTTGCTGCAGTCAGCCATCAACAAGCAGGAG CTCTTCCACGTGGAAGTTGTTGCCCTCATGAATGACACCGTGGGCACCATGATGACCTGCAGCACGAGGGAGAGACCCTGTGAGGTCGCCTTGGTTGTGG ACAAGGGCACCAACAGCTGCTTCATGGCCGAAGCACAGTACGTGGAGATGGTGGAGGAGACCAACGGGCGGATGTGTGTCAACATCGAGTGGGGCTGCTTCGGGGACGATGACGCCCTGAATGACATCCTGACCCCCTACGACCAGCGCGTGGACCAGGAATCCTCCAACCCTGGCAAGAGGAG GTTTGAGAAGTTGGTGGGCAGCCTGTACCTGGGGGACATTGTCCGGCACACACTGATGGCCCTGTCTGCAGAGAAAGCGCTCTTCATTGGGAGCAATGTCACTGTCCTGGGGACCAAGGGTGCGCTCAAGACCCAGCAAGTCCTGGAGATCATCGA CACCGAGGAAGGCATGGCCAAGGCGAGGGTGGCTCTGGAGGCTCTGGGGCTGCGGCCGAGCGAGCGGGACTGCTGCCGGGTGCAGCAGATCTGCCGGGCGGTGGTGAGCCGCTCTGCCGCGCTCTGCGCCGCCGGGCTGGCCGCCATCCTCGGCTACATACGCCACagccgggggctggagcggcTGGTGATCAACGTGGCGGTGGATGGCGAATTGTACCGGGCACACAGCAG GTTTGGGGAGATCCTGCAGAGCGTGACAGGGCTGCTGGCCCCGGAGTGCATGGCCGCCCTCGTGCCCTCAGTGGATGGGACCGGGCGGGGGGCAGCCATAGTGACGGCGGTGGCTTTGCGCCTGGCAGACCAACGCCGTGAGATGGACCAGCTGCTGGCCCCGCTGCGGCTCAGCCGCACCGACCTGGAGCGCGTCCAGGCGCTGATGAGGCAGGagatggagctggggctgggccagGAGACCAACGCCAACTCCTCCGTCCGCATGCTGCCCACCTACGTCCGCGGGACGCCCGACGGCACCG AGCGAGGCGAATTCCTGGCGTTGGACCTGGGGGGGACCAATTTCCGGGTGCTGGTGGTGCGTGTGGCAGAAGATGGCATCCGCATGGCCAGCGAGATCTACCTCATCCCGACCAACATCATGCAGGGCACCGGCGAGGCG CTCTTCGACCACATCATTGACTGCATCATGGACTTCCAGCTGAAGCAGGACCTGATGGAGCAGGTCCTGCCGCTTGgcttcaccttctccttcccctgccagcagctgggccTGGATAAG GCAGTGCTGCTGACCTGGACCAAGGGCTTCAGCGCCTCGGGCTGCGTGGGCGAGGACGTGGTCCAGCTGCTGCGGGAAGCTGCCCGGCGCAAACAG CACTTAGCGCTGAAGGTGGTGGCCGTGGTCAACGACACAGTGGGAACCATGATGTCCTGTGGCTACGATGACCCCAAATGTGAAATCGGCCTCATCGTGG ggacagggaccaATGCCTGCTACATGGAGGAGATGCAGAACGTGGGCACCGTGGAGGGGGAGCAGGGCCGTATGTGCATCAACATGGAATGGGGGGCCTTCGGGGACAACGGCTGCCTGGATCACATCTTCACCGACTTTGACCGGCTGGTGGATGAGAAAACGATCAACCCGGGCAAGCAGAG GTTTGAGAAGCTCATCAGCGGCATGTACCTGGGCGAGATCGTACGCTACATCCTTCTGGCGCTGGTGGAGAAACAAGTCCTGTTCCGCGGCAAGCCCTGCCCCAGGCTCcagaccagggacatcttcaagacCAAGTTCCTCTCCACCATCGAGAT CGATGGGCTGGCCCTGCAGCAGGTTCAGGCCATCCTGCAGGACCTGGAGCTCGACGCCAGCTTCGAGGACAGCGTGCTGGTGCGGGAGGTGTGCCAGACCGTGTCCCTGCGGGCGGCCCAGCTCTGCGCCGCCGGGCTGGCCGCCGTGGTAGAGAAGATGCGGGAGAACCGGGGCCTGTCCCAGCTGGCCGTCACCGTGGGCGTGGACGGCACCTTGTACAAAGTGCACCCGTG ctTCTCCCAGCACCTCCAGAAGATGCTGCGGGAGCTGGCGCCCAACTGCACCGTCACCTTCCTGCAGTCGGAGGATGGCTCGGGCAAAGGGGCCGCGCTTGTGGCAGCCGTGGCCTGCCGTGGGGCCAAGTCCTAG
- the HK3 gene encoding hexokinase-3 isoform X3: protein MASPLRRGGTSQPGHHGRGARDFREQSPATPRSSVSHQLGQRNDGPACTPVQRALLALTIPLEMLQVVKGRMMQAMSNGLSRQTHAQANVQMLPTYICSTPNGTEEGNVLVVELCQSHVRILLMTLLGDGNQSPHVTDKIFDIPGDTMQGPGEALFDFIAQCMRQFLAGVTSTEEYLPLGFVFPFSCKQTQLNKAELLSWSKGFSCSDVEGKDVVQLLQSAINKQELFHVEVVALMNDTVGTMMTCSTRERPCEVALVVDKGTNSCFMAEAQYVEMVEETNGRMCVNIEWGCFGDDDALNDILTPYDQRVDQESSNPGKRRFEKLVGSLYLGDIVRHTLMALSAEKALFIGSNVTVLGTKGALKTQQVLEIIDTEEGMAKARVALEALGLRPSERDCCRVQQICRAVVSRSAALCAAGLAAILGYIRHSRGLERLVINVAVDGELYRAHSRFGEILQSVTGLLAPECMAALVPSVDGTGRGAAIVTAVALRLADQRREMDQLLAPLRLSRTDLERVQALMRQEMELGLGQETNANSSVRMLPTYVRGTPDGTERGEFLALDLGGTNFRVLVVRVAEDGIRMASEIYLIPTNIMQGTGEALFDHIIDCIMDFQLKQDLMEQVLPLGFTFSFPCQQLGLDKAVLLTWTKGFSASGCVGEDVVQLLREAARRKQHLALKVVAVVNDTVGTMMSCGYDDPKCEIGLIVGTGTNACYMEEMQNVGTVEGEQGRMCINMEWGAFGDNGCLDHIFTDFDRLVDEKTINPGKQRFEKLISGMYLGEIVRYILLALVEKQVLFRGKPCPRLQTRDIFKTKFLSTIEIDGLALQQVQAILQDLELDASFEDSVLVREVCQTVSLRAAQLCAAGLAAVVEKMRENRGLSQLAVTVGVDGTLYKVHPCFSQHLQKMLRELAPNCTVTFLQSEDGSGKGAALVAAVACRGAKS, encoded by the exons ATGGCCAGCCCCCTGCGCCGCGGCGGCACGTCCCAGCCCGGCCACCACGGCAGGGGGGCCAGGGACTTCCGGGAgcagagccccgccacccccag GTCCTCAGTGAGCCATCAGCTGGGCCAGCGGAATGATGGTCCCGCCTGCACACCG GTACAACGGGCCCTGCTGGCCCTCACCATCCCGCTGGAGATGCTGCAAGTGGTGAAGGGTCGCATGATGCAGGCCATGAGCAACGGGCTGAGCCGCCAGACGCACGCACAGGCCAACGTGCAGATGCTGCCCACCTACATCTGCTCCACACCCAACGGCACGG AGGAAGGCAACGTGCTGGTGgtggagctgtgccagagccatGTCCGGATCCTGTTGATGACCCTCCTGGGCGACGGGAACCAGAGCCCCCATGTGACTGACAAGATCTTCGACATACCAGGGGACACCATGCAGGGCCCGGGGGAAGCG CTCTTTGACTTCATTGCACAATGCATGCGCCAATTCCTGGCTGGCGTCACCAGCACTGAGGAATACCTCCCCTTGGGCTTCGTCTTCCCCTTCAGCTGCAAGCAGACCCAGCTGAACAAG GCCGAACTCCTCTCCTGGTCCAAAGGCTTCAGCTGCAGTGACGTGGAGGGGAAGGACGTTGTGCAGTTGCTGCAGTCAGCCATCAACAAGCAGGAG CTCTTCCACGTGGAAGTTGTTGCCCTCATGAATGACACCGTGGGCACCATGATGACCTGCAGCACGAGGGAGAGACCCTGTGAGGTCGCCTTGGTTGTGG ACAAGGGCACCAACAGCTGCTTCATGGCCGAAGCACAGTACGTGGAGATGGTGGAGGAGACCAACGGGCGGATGTGTGTCAACATCGAGTGGGGCTGCTTCGGGGACGATGACGCCCTGAATGACATCCTGACCCCCTACGACCAGCGCGTGGACCAGGAATCCTCCAACCCTGGCAAGAGGAG GTTTGAGAAGTTGGTGGGCAGCCTGTACCTGGGGGACATTGTCCGGCACACACTGATGGCCCTGTCTGCAGAGAAAGCGCTCTTCATTGGGAGCAATGTCACTGTCCTGGGGACCAAGGGTGCGCTCAAGACCCAGCAAGTCCTGGAGATCATCGA CACCGAGGAAGGCATGGCCAAGGCGAGGGTGGCTCTGGAGGCTCTGGGGCTGCGGCCGAGCGAGCGGGACTGCTGCCGGGTGCAGCAGATCTGCCGGGCGGTGGTGAGCCGCTCTGCCGCGCTCTGCGCCGCCGGGCTGGCCGCCATCCTCGGCTACATACGCCACagccgggggctggagcggcTGGTGATCAACGTGGCGGTGGATGGCGAATTGTACCGGGCACACAGCAG GTTTGGGGAGATCCTGCAGAGCGTGACAGGGCTGCTGGCCCCGGAGTGCATGGCCGCCCTCGTGCCCTCAGTGGATGGGACCGGGCGGGGGGCAGCCATAGTGACGGCGGTGGCTTTGCGCCTGGCAGACCAACGCCGTGAGATGGACCAGCTGCTGGCCCCGCTGCGGCTCAGCCGCACCGACCTGGAGCGCGTCCAGGCGCTGATGAGGCAGGagatggagctggggctgggccagGAGACCAACGCCAACTCCTCCGTCCGCATGCTGCCCACCTACGTCCGCGGGACGCCCGACGGCACCG AGCGAGGCGAATTCCTGGCGTTGGACCTGGGGGGGACCAATTTCCGGGTGCTGGTGGTGCGTGTGGCAGAAGATGGCATCCGCATGGCCAGCGAGATCTACCTCATCCCGACCAACATCATGCAGGGCACCGGCGAGGCG CTCTTCGACCACATCATTGACTGCATCATGGACTTCCAGCTGAAGCAGGACCTGATGGAGCAGGTCCTGCCGCTTGgcttcaccttctccttcccctgccagcagctgggccTGGATAAG GCAGTGCTGCTGACCTGGACCAAGGGCTTCAGCGCCTCGGGCTGCGTGGGCGAGGACGTGGTCCAGCTGCTGCGGGAAGCTGCCCGGCGCAAACAG CACTTAGCGCTGAAGGTGGTGGCCGTGGTCAACGACACAGTGGGAACCATGATGTCCTGTGGCTACGATGACCCCAAATGTGAAATCGGCCTCATCGTGG ggacagggaccaATGCCTGCTACATGGAGGAGATGCAGAACGTGGGCACCGTGGAGGGGGAGCAGGGCCGTATGTGCATCAACATGGAATGGGGGGCCTTCGGGGACAACGGCTGCCTGGATCACATCTTCACCGACTTTGACCGGCTGGTGGATGAGAAAACGATCAACCCGGGCAAGCAGAG GTTTGAGAAGCTCATCAGCGGCATGTACCTGGGCGAGATCGTACGCTACATCCTTCTGGCGCTGGTGGAGAAACAAGTCCTGTTCCGCGGCAAGCCCTGCCCCAGGCTCcagaccagggacatcttcaagacCAAGTTCCTCTCCACCATCGAGAT CGATGGGCTGGCCCTGCAGCAGGTTCAGGCCATCCTGCAGGACCTGGAGCTCGACGCCAGCTTCGAGGACAGCGTGCTGGTGCGGGAGGTGTGCCAGACCGTGTCCCTGCGGGCGGCCCAGCTCTGCGCCGCCGGGCTGGCCGCCGTGGTAGAGAAGATGCGGGAGAACCGGGGCCTGTCCCAGCTGGCCGTCACCGTGGGCGTGGACGGCACCTTGTACAAAGTGCACCCGTG ctTCTCCCAGCACCTCCAGAAGATGCTGCGGGAGCTGGCGCCCAACTGCACCGTCACCTTCCTGCAGTCGGAGGATGGCTCGGGCAAAGGGGCCGCGCTTGTGGCAGCCGTGGCCTGCCGTGGGGCCAAGTCCTAG